A single genomic interval of Pyrus communis chromosome 5, drPyrComm1.1, whole genome shotgun sequence harbors:
- the LOC137733371 gene encoding phosphatidylinositol:ceramide inositolphosphotransferase 3-like, which yields MLWIITFYSTLRPGLSYYCREGSNLARLPPPESTLEVLLINFPQGIVYGCGDLIFSSHMIFTLVFVRTYQKYGTRRCFKQLAWSVAVVQSLLILASCKHYTVDVVVAWQHGFCYALSTRILYNILV from the exons ATGCTCTGGATCATCACCTTCTACTCCACTCTACGTCCTGGTCTAAGCTACTATTGTCGTGAG GGCTCTAATCTTGCCAGGCTGCCCCCTCCAGAGAGTACACTTGAAGTGCTCTTAATCAACT TTCCCCAAGGCATTGTCTATGGTTGTGGTGATTTGATTTTTTCATCGCACATGATTTTTACCTTAGTATTTGTGCGCACATATCAGAAATATGGAACAAGGAG GTGCTTTAAGCAGCTTGCTTGGTCAGTTGCTGTGGTTCAGAGCCTCCTGATTCTAGCTTCTTGCAAACATTACACAGTCGACGTTGTTGTTGCCTGGCAACACGGATTCTGTTATGCTCTTTCTACTCGAATATTGTATAATATACTGGTCTGA